TCTTCAGTTCGGCCGAGTTCGGACTGGCCAACCAGGTCCTCGGAATGCTGGGCTTCGCGTCGGTGTCGTGGCTGAACGACCGCTGGATGGCGTTCCTCGCGTACAACGTCACCGAGGCGTGGTTGGCCTACCCGTTCATGGTCATCATCACCGTGAGCGCGCTTCAGGACGTGTCCGAAGAGCTCCACGAGGCCGCGAAGGTCGACGGCGCGGGCTACGTCGCGCGGTTCCTCCACGTCACGCTGCCGTCGATCAAGCGACCGGTGCTGTTCGCCTCGATACTGACCGCGGCCGCCTCGTTCCAGCAGTTCCTCATCCCCTACGTGTTCAATCAGGGCGGACCCGCGCGGGCGAACGAACTCATCGTCGTCTACGGCTACCGCGAGGCGTTCACCTACTTCGAGTACGGTCAGGGCGCCGCCATCAGCCTGATCGCCGTCGCGTTCATCGGCGCGTTCATGTGGCTGAACGTCAAGAAGGGACGGCTCGCAGACGGGGTGAACGAGGCGTGAGCCTGCTTCGCTCCGTCGCCCGGGAACTCAAGGACGACGCGGTCGGCCTGGCGACGACGCCGGTCGACACCTACCGGGAGATGCGCTACACCGCCGAGGGCGTCCGGAAGGGCGAGATATCGCCGGTGCGGCCGCTCAAGACCCTCGGCATCACGCTGGGCGCGCTCGTCGTCGTGCTCGCGCTGCTGTTCCCCATCTACTGGATCCTCATCTCGGCGCTGTCGGGCTCCGGCGGCTCCATCTACTCCGTCAACGGACTGCGACTCCTGCCCGAGAACCCGTCGGTCCAGCCGTTCGTCTGGGTGCTCGGCGACCTCATCGTCCCGAGCTACCGCGTCGGGCTTGCCATCCCGTTCACCGACTCGGCGCTGGTGTTCGGCACGCCTCGACTGGAGTTCCTCGACGCCTCCGACTACGGCGTCACCAGTCCGTCGGGCTTCAAGCGGTTCTTCTGGAACAGCCTCACCGTCGCGATTCCGACGGTCATCCTGTCGATGTGCCTTGTCGTCCCGGGCGCGTACGCGCTCTCGCGCCGGAAGTTCATCGGCCGCCGCCAGATTCTGTTCGGCTACGTGCTGTTGACGCAGGTCGGCGGCGGCCTCGGCATCGCGCTGCTCATCGGCCTCTACACGGTCTTCGTCCAGATCGGGTTGAACGACTCGAAGCTCGCGCTGTCGGTCTACTACGCGGCGACGGCGGTTCCGTTCAACACCTGGCTGCTGAAAACCTACATGGACGGCATCCCCGTCTCCTACGAGGAGGCCGCGGTGGTCGACGGCGCGCCGGCCTGGCGGGTGGTCGTCGAGGTCATCCTGCCGCTGTCGAAGGCGGGGCTGGCGACCGTGCTCATCTTCACCTTCCTCACGGGGTGGACCGAGTTCGTGGTCGCCCAGACGCTGCTGGGCACCGAGAACTACACGCTCCCGGTCGGGCTGTTCTCGCTCGTCTCGGAGTACTCGGTGCCGTGGGCGCGGTTCTCGGCGTTCGCGCTGACGTTCGCCTCGCCCATCATGCTGGTCTACCTGTTCGCCCAGCGCTACATCGAGGGCGGCCTCTCGTTCGGCGGGATGGAAGGCTAGCTCTCGGCGGCGGTTCTCGTCTTGATTCGGAAGAATCCTTTGCTCAACTACTGGGGTGGTCGGCAACGGTTTCTCTGGCCCGATTCATCTGTAGCGTAAATCCCCCTCCATCGGCATCACAATTCCCGGTCGTCCTCGTCTCCGTTCGAGAACGGAATTCCCCCGGCCAGGAACGAAGCCCTCAGAACCCCCGGTCCACCTCGAAGCGCGCGCCGCCCGCGTCGCTCTCGCCGACGCGTATCTCCCAGTCGTGGGCGTCGACGATGTTCTCGACGATGGTGAGGCCGAGCCCCGACCCGTCGGCGGCGGTGGAGTAGCCGTGGTCGAAGACGCGCTCGCGCTCGTCCGCGGGGACGCCCGGCCCGTCGTCTGCGACGGCGAAGCCATCGGGCGTCCCGGCGACGGTGACGGTCGCGTCGGCGCCGGCGTGTTCGACGCTGTTCCGAAACAGGTTCTCGAACAGTTCGCGCAGTCGGCCGCCGTCGGCCTCGATTTCGCCGAGGTCGCCGTCGACGACGAGCGTCGCGTCGCCGGTCGACACCGTCGACCACGCCCGGGCGACCACGGTTTCGAGGTCCAGGCGCTCGGTTTCGCGGACGTCCTGGCCCTGTCTGGCGAGGCTCAGCAGGTCGCCGATGAGCGTCTCCATCCGGTCGAGCGCGCGCTCGGTCTTCTCGAAGTGGTGGTCGCCGCCGGTGTCGCGGGCGAGTTCGAGGTGGCCGCGCGCGACGTTCAGCGGGTTGCGCAGGTCGTGGGAGACCACGCTGGCGAACTCCTTCAGACGCTCGTTCTGGCGCTCGACCGTCCGCTTGCGCTCGCGGCGCTCGGTCACGTCGCGGGCCGAGCCGAGGTGGGCGATTTCGCCCTCGTAGGAGATGACCTGCACGCTCATCTCCAGGTACCGGACCTCGCCGTCCTTCGTGCGGATGCGGAGTTCGTAGTGGGGCGCGCCCTCGTCGCGCTCGCGGCGCTCGACCAGTTCCCTGACGAACTCGCGGTCGCCTTCGTGGATGAGTTCTCGAACGTCCATCCCGAGCAGTTCCTCGCGGTCGTAGCCGGTGAGGTCGGCGACGCGGTCGTTGACGAACCGGAACCGCCTGTCGCTGTGGATGAAGATGGCGTCGTGGCTCCCCTCGACCAGCGTCCGGTACTTCTGCTCGCTCTCCCGGAGCGCCGACTGGGAGTCGATGCGGGCGAGCACCTGCGTGACGTGTGACAGCAGCAGTTCCGCGAGTTCGAGGTCCTCCTCGTCGAACGCGCCCGTCTCGCGCGACCCCGCCTGGAAGACGCCGTGGTCGCCGAGCGGGACGCTGAGGACGGACCGGTACTCCGTGTCGACCGGTTCGGCCGCGTCGGTCGCCCGGACGTCCGGAATTACGAACGACTCGCCCTCACGGTAGGTCCGACCCGCGATGCCCTCGTCGACCGCGACGGCGTCGTAGCCGTCGGCGGGCATCTCGGTCGACGTCGCCTTCGGGACTAGGTAGCCGTCCTCGGCCGCGTCGATGCCGCAGATGTCGAACTCCAGAATGCTCTCGGCGGCGTCGACGCCGCGGCGGTACACCTCGTCCTCGGCGGTGCACGCCTCCATCTCGGCGGCGACCTCGTGGAGTTCCTCGATCTTTCGCTTTTCCTCTCGTAACTGGTCGCTCATGGGCTGTCGTTCGGGCGCGACTCGGGCGATTCGCCGACGAACGGTCGGTCGCCACGTCGACGGCGGCCGCGTCGACTGGAATCGGCGCGGCCGCCCCGGCGCTCCGGTCGGACGCGTTCGTGTCGCTTTCCTTGAACGCAGATACGATTCGCCCGACTTAAGCGTAGTGCTCCGTGCTCCCGTCTCTCACCGAACGCCCTCGGCGACGTCGCGTATCGTCTCGTACTCATCGCCGTAACCGACGAACCGAACGTCTTCGAGCGACGTCGGTTCGAACGCCGCGATTTCCTCGCAGATGATTCGCGCGCCCTCCCGGAGGTCGAACCCCGCGACGCCGCATCCGAGCGCCGGGAGCACCACCGATGTCGCGCCGAGGTCGTCGGCCGCGGCGAGCGCGTTGCGGGTCGCGTCCCGGACGCTTCGCTCGGTGGCCTTCCCGTCCCCGTAGTGGGGCATCGCGGCGGCGTGGACGACGTGCTCGGCGTCGAGGTCGTAGGCGTCGGTGACCGCCACCTCGCCGAGGTCGACCGGTCCCTTCGCGGTGGCCGCCTCGTTCAACTCGGGGCCGGCCTTCCGGCGGAGCGCGCCGGCGACGCCGCTACCCATCTCCAGGCTTGTCCCCGCGGCGTTGACGACCACGTCCGCGCGTTGGTCGGCGATATCCCCCCGGACGACGGTGAACTCCATGCGCGGGGCCACGGCGGCCGCGAGCAAGGATGTGGCGATTTCGCGCTCCCGAACCGGTCGGCTACCAGCGGGTCTTCCCGTCGTCGTCCACGTTGCCGACCCAGAGGAGGTTGGGGTAGGGGACGAACGCGAGGAACTCGCCGCTCCCGTCGTACAGTTCGATGCCGGCGTCCTGGCGCTCGTACTCCTCGCACTCTATCTGCTCGCCGTCGGTGAGTTGGGCTTTGTACATCACGGAAATAGGGCGACGGCGAACGGGAAATGATTGTCGGTGGTTCGGGGTCGGCGCGGCCCGCCGACGACCGACCGGACGGCCGAGGCCCCGGCAATCAGAGTTACGGTCCGACGAGTCGCACAGGTACGGGATGCCCAGAACGGACGCAACCGCCCGATTCGAACGACGCGCCGAACTCTCGCCCGAGGCGCCGACGCTCCTGGTCGGGATGCCCGAGAACGGGGTGGTCGGAAGTATCGCGGTCAACCAGGTAACCGAACAACTCGACCTCGAACGACAGGGCCACATCGTCTCCGAGTCGTTCCCGCCGGTGACGACGTTCGGCGAGGGCCGGGTTCGCGACCTGGTGCGCGTGTACGCCGGCACCGACCCGTCGGTCGTGGTTCCGCAGTGCGACGTCGCCATGCCCCCGGAGGCGAGCGCCGACCTGGCGGCCTGCATCGTCAACGACCTGGCGGCCGACTTCGAGCGGGCCATCGTCCTGGCCGGCGTCCCGGCCCAGAACGAGGAGGCGGTCGGCGAGGTCACCGCCGTCGTGACCTCCGAGGAGATGGCGAGCGAGGTCGAAGCGATCGGCGTCCCCCTGGAATCCGGCGTCGGCTTCATCGGCGGCACGAGCGGCGCCGTGGTGAACGACTGCTATCACGCGAACGTCCCCACGATAGCGCTCGTGGTGAAGGCCCACCCGTTCCTCCCCGACCCGAACGCCGCGCGGGCGCTCATCGAGAAGGCGCTGGAACCGCTCGTCGAGTTCGACATCGACACCCGCGAACTGGAGGAGGAGGCCGAGGCCATCCGGAACGAGATGGAACAGGTCGCCCGCTACTTCGAGCAGTTACAGTCCGACCCGGACCACTCGACCGCCGAGTCGTCGATGTACCAGTGACGGACCCGCGACGCCGACGTCGGGCACGCGGCGAGTCTGACCACGTGACGAGTCAGGCACGCGACGACGCCGCTACCGGTTCGCGTGCGTACCCGAAAAGCGGTAGACGGTGACGGCCGGCCAGTGGCCGGCCGTCACCGTCGTTGTGCCCGCTTCCTCGCGACGCGGGCGCCGTACGGCGTCAGTTCGACCGTGTCGTCGACCCGGTCGAACGAGAGCACGCCCGCTTCGACGAGCGGCGGGAGGTACTCGGTGCGGAGCGCCGCGTACGCGCGCCGGCGCTCCTCGGCCGTCTCGTCGCGCGAAATCGGTCGCTCGACGCCGACCAGGAGGTCGTCGACCAGTTCCGAGAGGTGGACCGGTCGACTGGAGGCGGCCACCGCCTCCAGGATTCGCCGTCGGGGTTCGTCCGCGGCGGTCCCGCGCTCGGCCCGCTCGGTCCGGCGCGCGGCGTCCCGCCGAATCCACGGCAGCGGCGAGCGTCTCACGATTACCGCCCGCCCGAGCGCCGTCGGGCACTCTTTTCCGAGGGGTCGTCGGTCGACGACTCGGTTCGAAGCGTCCGCGCGTTCGGCGCGTCCTCGGCCAGTTCGAGTCCGGTTTCGTCGCCCGCGACGATGCCCGCTTCCTTGAGCGTCGGGAGGTGCGTGTGGGTCAACTCCGCCCGCTCGCGCGCGATTTCGTCGGTCGTCAGCGCCCGGGGCGCGACGCCGCGCTGCGAGGCGGCGACGAGCGTCGCCAGTTCCATCACCGTCGTCGGTTCGTCGGACTCCAGGAGGTGCCGGCAGACGAACCGCCGCCGCTCGTTCGAGAGCGCCCGCGCCACCGCGTCGGTCGAACGCGCGTCGTCGGCGCGCCCGTCCTCCGCCGCGGGTCGCCGGCCCACCGTCTCGGTACCCCTCTCGTCCCCGTCGCGTATCGTCGCGTCCATTGTGTCTTCCCGGAACGTGGGCGACGGTTCGGCCGTCGTCCCGTTTTCCGAAGTCCGGTATTCTGTCCGCGAGAAAAAGGGCGCGGCCTTACGGGTACGCGGCTTAAGTAGTGGACGGCGCGACGGCCACTCGCGACGGGTTCGCGCGGCCCGAGGTTCCGGGACCGCCAAGGGTTTTCCGCCCGCGTCGAACGTCGACGCATGACCGACGACGCCGACGACGCGGCCGGGACCGAGACGACCGGCGAAACCGGGACCACCTCGAAGGCGGAACGCGAACGCGCCCGCGAGCGCGCCGCAGACCTGCTCGCGGAGGCGGGCGTGGTGCTCACCGACGCCGAGCGCGAGGAGATGGAGGTCGTCGACTACGGCCTCGGCGACCTCGACCGGGTCGGCACCGAAATCGTCGTCTACGAGAACAACGACCGCTACTGCGCGAAGGAACTGGTGCTGTTCGGCGGCCAGACCTGCCCCGAACACCGCCACCCGCCGTTCGACGACTACCCCGGCAAGCGCGAAACGTTCCGGGTCCGGTGGGGCGAGGTGTACCTCTACGTCGAGGACGAGTCGGCCGACGATTCGGTCGAATCGTCGGCCGACTCCGACTCCCCGCGGTCGGTCGACCCACCGATGCGCGAAGAGCACTACACCGCGAGCGAGGAAATCCACCTCGAACCCGGCGAGCAGTACACCATCCCGCCCGACACCCGCCACTGGTTCGTCGCCGGCGAGGACGGCGCGGTCATCTCGGAGTTCTCCTCGCCGAGTTTCGACGAGAAGGACGTGTTCACCGACCCGAAGATAGACCGGATGGCCGGAAGCTACTGAGAGAGTCCCGACGCGCCGGACCTACCGAGCGCCGCCGGCCCCGAGCGCGCCGGCGACGACCCGACCGATTCTGTCGAGCGCCCGGAGCGCGGCGAACACCGCGACCGTGATGAGGAAGTGGTGGCCCACCAGGCTGAGCACGATGCCGATGGAGTAGGCCGCGCTCCCGAACTCGACGGTCGGCAGGGCGTCGCGGTACCACTGCACCGCGTACCACGACGCGAGCAGTAGCGCGGCGAGGTGCGGGGTCCGCCTGACCGCTCGGGCCGTGAGCGGTCCGCCGTCGAACTCGGCGAAGGCGTCGGCCCGCGCGATGAACGGAACGTAGACGAACACGAGCGCGTAGACGACGCTGGACCCGAGGACGCTCTCGGCCCCCTGGGCGTACCGGCCGACGATGACCAGCACCACGGAGACGACCAGCGTGACGAAGGCGTACATGAAGACGGCGTAGCCGAACAGCAACGCGTACGCCCCGTGTGCCCGCGCGCGCTCGGTGGCCCGGTAGGAGTTCCGCAGCGCCACGACCGCCGTGAGCATGAACAGCACCAGCACCGCGCCGACGCCGCCCTTCGTGGCGGCGGTCGACGACCGCTGGAACTGGGTGAGGTACACCGCCAGCGTCCCGAAGACGCTGATGACGGTGAACAGCCGGTAGTTGTCCTCGATGAACTCCTCCAGCGTCGGCGGGCGGTCGCCTCGCCCGCCCGTTCCCTCCTCGTCGGTTTCTCCCCCGCGGGACCGTCCCGCGAGCGCGGCCCATCGTCTCATGGTAGTCGGCGTTCGGGCGAGGTTCAAAAAAGGACCGTAATTCAAGTTAGACAGGTCGGCGGGCTGGCACGGTCGCTCCACCCGTCGACTTCCTCTGTCCTTGTCCTCCCGTCCCTGCTCTCGTCCGTCTTGGCCCTCCTCCGTCCCTATCCTCCTTTCGCTCGGCTA
This genomic window from Halorussus vallis contains:
- a CDS encoding carbohydrate ABC transporter permease, translating into MSTVSRVTRRIEDVPFLERGDASLLLVLPGLFVFSAFMLFPILYLLGISFTNAEPSNLFAGDGALSVLTFGEATFVGLRNYVAVLTDPQFWNSFGITWLFVATSVTLKIALSIGVALIVTGDRVRGKRVMRSLIIIPMGLPAIFTITVWRGIFSSAEFGLANQVLGMLGFASVSWLNDRWMAFLAYNVTEAWLAYPFMVIITVSALQDVSEELHEAAKVDGAGYVARFLHVTLPSIKRPVLFASILTAAASFQQFLIPYVFNQGGPARANELIVVYGYREAFTYFEYGQGAAISLIAVAFIGAFMWLNVKKGRLADGVNEA
- a CDS encoding sugar ABC transporter permease; the protein is MSLLRSVARELKDDAVGLATTPVDTYREMRYTAEGVRKGEISPVRPLKTLGITLGALVVVLALLFPIYWILISALSGSGGSIYSVNGLRLLPENPSVQPFVWVLGDLIVPSYRVGLAIPFTDSALVFGTPRLEFLDASDYGVTSPSGFKRFFWNSLTVAIPTVILSMCLVVPGAYALSRRKFIGRRQILFGYVLLTQVGGGLGIALLIGLYTVFVQIGLNDSKLALSVYYAATAVPFNTWLLKTYMDGIPVSYEEAAVVDGAPAWRVVVEVILPLSKAGLATVLIFTFLTGWTEFVVAQTLLGTENYTLPVGLFSLVSEYSVPWARFSAFALTFASPIMLVYLFAQRYIEGGLSFGGMEG
- a CDS encoding PAS domain S-box protein produces the protein MSDQLREEKRKIEELHEVAAEMEACTAEDEVYRRGVDAAESILEFDICGIDAAEDGYLVPKATSTEMPADGYDAVAVDEGIAGRTYREGESFVIPDVRATDAAEPVDTEYRSVLSVPLGDHGVFQAGSRETGAFDEEDLELAELLLSHVTQVLARIDSQSALRESEQKYRTLVEGSHDAIFIHSDRRFRFVNDRVADLTGYDREELLGMDVRELIHEGDREFVRELVERRERDEGAPHYELRIRTKDGEVRYLEMSVQVISYEGEIAHLGSARDVTERRERKRTVERQNERLKEFASVVSHDLRNPLNVARGHLELARDTGGDHHFEKTERALDRMETLIGDLLSLARQGQDVRETERLDLETVVARAWSTVSTGDATLVVDGDLGEIEADGGRLRELFENLFRNSVEHAGADATVTVAGTPDGFAVADDGPGVPADERERVFDHGYSTAADGSGLGLTIVENIVDAHDWEIRVGESDAGGARFEVDRGF
- a CDS encoding macro domain-containing protein — encoded protein: MEFTVVRGDIADQRADVVVNAAGTSLEMGSGVAGALRRKAGPELNEAATAKGPVDLGEVAVTDAYDLDAEHVVHAAAMPHYGDGKATERSVRDATRNALAAADDLGATSVVLPALGCGVAGFDLREGARIICEEIAAFEPTSLEDVRFVGYGDEYETIRDVAEGVR
- a CDS encoding proteasome assembly chaperone family protein, whose protein sequence is MPRTDATARFERRAELSPEAPTLLVGMPENGVVGSIAVNQVTEQLDLERQGHIVSESFPPVTTFGEGRVRDLVRVYAGTDPSVVVPQCDVAMPPEASADLAACIVNDLAADFERAIVLAGVPAQNEEAVGEVTAVVTSEEMASEVEAIGVPLESGVGFIGGTSGAVVNDCYHANVPTIALVVKAHPFLPDPNAARALIEKALEPLVEFDIDTRELEEEAEAIRNEMEQVARYFEQLQSDPDHSTAESSMYQ
- a CDS encoding DUF7344 domain-containing protein; translation: MRRSPLPWIRRDAARRTERAERGTAADEPRRRILEAVAASSRPVHLSELVDDLLVGVERPISRDETAEERRRAYAALRTEYLPPLVEAGVLSFDRVDDTVELTPYGARVARKRAQRR
- a CDS encoding DUF7344 domain-containing protein; this translates as MDATIRDGDERGTETVGRRPAAEDGRADDARSTDAVARALSNERRRFVCRHLLESDEPTTVMELATLVAASQRGVAPRALTTDEIARERAELTHTHLPTLKEAGIVAGDETGLELAEDAPNARTLRTESSTDDPSEKSARRRSGGR
- a CDS encoding D-lyxose/D-mannose family sugar isomerase, which codes for MEVVDYGLGDLDRVGTEIVVYENNDRYCAKELVLFGGQTCPEHRHPPFDDYPGKRETFRVRWGEVYLYVEDESADDSVESSADSDSPRSVDPPMREEHYTASEEIHLEPGEQYTIPPDTRHWFVAGEDGAVISEFSSPSFDEKDVFTDPKIDRMAGSY